In Porites lutea chromosome 1, jaPorLute2.1, whole genome shotgun sequence, a single genomic region encodes these proteins:
- the LOC140923414 gene encoding profilin-4-like, with amino-acid sequence MNQLQSLLHDSLIATGHIQHCAIIRRKDTSLRASTVGFSPSLDNIHALVHCFTNSSLARREGLKFQDTVYECVRADRFSVYAKKENMGIILVRTATLLLVATYTPEMSPSICVEAVEKLADYFREKGK; translated from the exons ATGAATCAATTGCAAAGCCTTCTTCACGATTCGTTGATAGCAACGGGCCACATACAACACTGTGCTATCATTCGGCGAAAGGACACTTCGCTGCGAGCCAGTACAGTTGGATTTTCG CCTTCATTGGATAACATCCATGCATTAGTCCATTGCTTTACAAACAGCTCACTTGCCAGAAGAGAAGGTTTGAAGTTCCAGGATACAGTTTATGAATGTGTGAGAGCTGACAGATTCTCTGTTTATGCCAAGAAA GAAAACATGGGGATAATCTTGGTGCGAACAGCTACATTATTGTTGGTGGCCACATATACTCCTGAAATGAGTCCAAGTATTTGTGTGGAGGCGGTAGAAAAATTGG CTGACTACTTCAGAGAGAAAGGGAAGTGA